One window from the genome of Cyclobacterium amurskyense encodes:
- a CDS encoding 3'(2'),5'-bisphosphate nucleotidase CysQ family protein — MLNKNSLTTLCQSAINASIEAGKLIQSQVDQAYSQQRKQGGYSKASQVVTEVDFKAQAIILKHLAPSIAKHDLGLLTEEAADDESRLINDYFWCIDPLDGTLPFTEQRPGYAVSIALISRSGDPVVGAVYIPDEDLCYSAIKGEGISLNGESFSLTNPADDDSLHVYMDRSMQGASYFKELKDRTQQWAEGQNYTNVFYHVGYGAVRNAMSVLSHSNACYFKFPRKEKGGGSIWDFAATRLIFEELALPVTNGKRENLHLNSPETTFMNQQGVVYASDIRIREMIIEMNRKLV, encoded by the coding sequence ATGCTCAACAAAAACAGCCTAACCACACTTTGCCAAAGCGCCATAAACGCAAGCATAGAAGCCGGGAAATTGATTCAATCCCAGGTAGATCAAGCTTACAGTCAACAAAGAAAGCAGGGAGGGTATTCCAAGGCTTCTCAGGTAGTGACCGAAGTTGATTTCAAGGCCCAGGCCATTATATTAAAACATTTGGCTCCCAGTATAGCCAAGCATGATCTGGGTTTACTCACAGAGGAAGCTGCAGATGATGAATCCCGCTTAATTAATGATTATTTCTGGTGCATTGATCCCTTGGATGGCACTTTGCCTTTTACCGAGCAGCGTCCCGGTTATGCGGTTTCCATTGCCCTTATTTCTCGATCTGGAGATCCTGTGGTCGGAGCTGTCTATATACCTGATGAGGATTTGTGTTACAGTGCTATCAAAGGGGAAGGCATTTCTCTAAATGGTGAATCTTTTAGCCTTACCAACCCTGCCGATGATGATTCATTACATGTCTACATGGACAGAAGCATGCAGGGCGCGAGTTATTTTAAAGAACTAAAAGACAGGACACAACAATGGGCAGAAGGTCAGAATTATACCAATGTGTTTTACCATGTTGGTTATGGAGCAGTGCGGAATGCCATGTCCGTTTTGTCCCATAGTAATGCCTGCTATTTTAAATTCCCAAGAAAGGAAAAAGGAGGGGGCAGCATTTGGGATTTTGCAGCCACACGGTTGATTTTTGAAGAATTGGCATTGCCTGTAACCAATGGTAAAAGAGAAAATTTACACCTAAATTCTCCTGAAACTACCTTTATGAATCAGCAGGGAGTGGTTTATGCGTCGGATATAAGAATTAGGGAGATGATTATTGAGATGAATCGGAAATTGGTTTGA
- a CDS encoding preprotein translocase subunit SecB: MKAKFSPLQLLDFKLLESHFEFLAPESSDIDHKKLFFSYPVEIDFDINSTEDNKEIQLITRIKVNADEEYKLRGYKILVEGGGTFSINESEKMDEGLKTNLLKFSPLNMMINNLRNIMYQITNLGPLGGYLLPPIDISKLLQDKIEEQEAN; this comes from the coding sequence ATGAAAGCAAAATTTTCACCATTACAATTACTGGACTTCAAGCTTTTGGAGTCACACTTTGAATTTCTTGCACCTGAATCTAGTGATATTGACCACAAAAAATTGTTTTTTTCATATCCTGTTGAAATAGATTTTGATATAAATTCTACAGAGGATAATAAAGAAATCCAGTTGATTACCAGAATTAAAGTAAATGCAGACGAGGAGTATAAACTCCGGGGCTATAAAATTTTAGTAGAAGGTGGTGGAACTTTTAGCATTAACGAATCCGAGAAAATGGATGAAGGATTGAAGACTAATTTATTGAAGTTTTCTCCCTTGAACATGATGATTAATAATCTTCGAAATATAATGTATCAAATTACTAACTTAGGGCCGCTGGGTGGGTATTTATTGCCTCCAATAGATATATCGAAACTACTTCAGGACAAAATTGAAGAGCAGGAAGCCAATTAA
- a CDS encoding helix-turn-helix transcriptional regulator, whose amino-acid sequence MNKTEEKLKSQAAKSPTSNWKEKVAFRKENKAWLKKSTRVALRVLDALEEKGWSQSDLARELGVTRQQVSKLVKGQSDFKLSTVSQLEKVLNIQLQVILLDNEEVMTEELIQERLNEEIIDYHRKWAYTQQYLKLKNKSTNPQVVMAIDVPLEKDFPMAG is encoded by the coding sequence ATGAACAAGACAGAAGAAAAATTAAAATCCCAGGCAGCTAAAAGCCCTACTTCCAACTGGAAGGAGAAAGTTGCTTTTAGAAAAGAAAATAAAGCTTGGCTCAAGAAGTCAACAAGGGTTGCATTGCGTGTGTTAGATGCGTTGGAGGAAAAAGGGTGGAGCCAATCTGATTTGGCAAGAGAATTGGGAGTTACCAGACAGCAAGTAAGCAAACTAGTAAAAGGGCAAAGTGATTTTAAACTTTCTACTGTTTCCCAGTTGGAGAAAGTTTTAAATATCCAATTACAAGTGATATTATTGGATAATGAGGAAGTGATGACAGAGGAATTGATTCAAGAAAGACTTAACGAAGAAATTATTGATTATCATCGTAAATGGGCCTATACCCAACAATATTTAAAATTAAAAAATAAAAGTACCAATCCTCAAGTGGTGATGGCTATAGATGTACCCTTAGAGAAAGATTTCCCAATGGCAGGATGA
- a CDS encoding lamin tail domain-containing protein, which produces MALIRKFAPFRKRNFNPFSCLLFGLLFTAACEEEEEIVPQTEGIFINEIFASGEDWIELYNALASSQDIGGYVISDESNAYSLPAGTTIPGSGFLVLLCNDLGSGLNTNFKLSGDGEVISLESAAGTLIDNIAYPNLDNGQSYARFPDGSDFWEITGTTSQEESNGDDSAPAINSLSRTPSVPTLNEEVIVTAELISTAGVASVSLFYQFNDGAFTEVVMSSQSGTAYTGTIPRMGTEGTVAYYVEAVGSNGLSTFKPATAPENLEYYLLNTDPLPQLVINEFMASNDTCCPDTDSGEEEFDDWIEIHNTGTTAVNIAGMYLSDNKEDPFADKISSDDADATTIPAGGYLVLWADGSTNEGVLHLNFSLSADGEDIGLFYIDGRTIDTYTFEAQEKDISWGRTIDGGTTWAAMENPTPGQTNN; this is translated from the coding sequence ATGGCACTAATTAGAAAATTTGCACCCTTTAGAAAAAGGAATTTCAATCCTTTTTCATGTCTCTTATTTGGCCTGCTATTTACCGCTGCATGTGAGGAAGAGGAAGAAATAGTCCCCCAAACTGAAGGTATTTTTATCAATGAAATATTTGCTTCCGGTGAAGATTGGATCGAACTGTACAATGCATTAGCAAGCAGTCAGGATATAGGGGGCTATGTCATTTCCGATGAAAGCAATGCTTACAGCCTTCCTGCTGGTACTACCATTCCCGGTTCTGGCTTTCTCGTGCTGCTTTGCAATGATTTAGGATCAGGACTTAATACCAATTTTAAACTGTCGGGAGATGGGGAAGTCATTTCATTGGAGAGCGCAGCTGGTACACTTATCGACAATATTGCCTACCCAAACCTTGACAATGGACAGTCCTACGCAAGATTTCCTGACGGTTCCGATTTTTGGGAAATTACTGGTACTACCTCCCAAGAGGAGTCCAATGGGGACGATAGCGCTCCTGCCATTAATTCCCTATCACGTACTCCTTCCGTTCCGACACTGAATGAGGAGGTAATTGTAACCGCCGAACTGATTTCAACTGCTGGTGTTGCCTCCGTAAGCTTGTTTTACCAATTCAATGATGGTGCCTTTACGGAAGTTGTCATGTCGTCCCAAAGCGGTACTGCTTATACAGGAACTATCCCAAGAATGGGTACTGAAGGAACTGTGGCCTATTATGTGGAAGCAGTGGGTAGCAATGGGCTTTCGACCTTTAAGCCAGCAACTGCACCGGAAAACCTGGAATACTACTTATTAAATACAGATCCTTTACCCCAACTCGTCATCAACGAGTTTATGGCCAGTAATGACACTTGTTGTCCAGATACTGATAGTGGGGAAGAAGAGTTTGACGATTGGATAGAAATTCACAATACTGGAACTACTGCTGTAAACATTGCAGGAATGTATCTTTCAGACAATAAAGAGGACCCATTTGCGGATAAAATTTCCTCTGATGATGCTGATGCCACCACTATTCCCGCTGGTGGATACCTGGTGCTTTGGGCCGATGGATCAACCAATGAAGGTGTGCTGCATCTTAATTTCAGTTTGAGTGCAGATGGGGAAGACATTGGCTTATTCTATATCGATGGACGAACCATAGATACCTATACTTTCGAGGCCCAGGAGAAAGATATATCCTGGGGAAGAACCATAGATGGTGGTACTACTTGGGCAGCAATGGAAAACCCGACACCTGGTCAAACCAATAATTAA
- a CDS encoding DUF4956 domain-containing protein, producing MFELFPDQPVYEYPQLVNITYSFIWAFVLSSLIAITHKLTFTGDVYPKNFFQSLILGALVTSLVMMAIGDSLARGLGVFGAMAIIRFRTRIDDPRDVLFLFAALSTGLAIGVYGFTISFVGAILFCLVALLLHASPFRSFKYHNQLHFTIEDSDKLKSITGLFENHCQGFRMLTIQVNKEMATRYQYAITLNNGVLKDDFINDIKAIEGISQIKLASNENLPD from the coding sequence ATGTTTGAATTATTTCCTGATCAACCGGTTTATGAATACCCACAATTGGTAAACATTACCTACTCTTTTATATGGGCATTTGTCTTGTCTTCCTTGATCGCTATCACCCATAAACTCACATTTACGGGTGATGTTTATCCTAAAAATTTCTTTCAGTCATTGATTCTAGGAGCCCTCGTAACCTCCTTGGTAATGATGGCGATAGGAGACAGTCTTGCCCGAGGCTTAGGAGTATTTGGGGCGATGGCCATCATTCGCTTTCGTACCCGCATCGATGATCCAAGGGATGTATTGTTCCTGTTCGCTGCTTTAAGTACCGGTTTGGCCATTGGGGTTTATGGCTTCACCATCTCTTTTGTTGGGGCTATTCTTTTTTGCCTGGTGGCTTTACTGCTTCACGCCTCACCCTTCCGAAGTTTCAAGTACCACAATCAATTGCATTTTACCATAGAGGATAGCGATAAGCTCAAAAGCATTACCGGGCTTTTTGAAAACCATTGTCAGGGCTTTCGCATGTTGACCATACAAGTCAATAAAGAAATGGCAACCCGGTATCAATATGCAATAACCTTAAATAATGGTGTATTAAAAGATGATTTCATTAATGACATCAAAGCAATCGAAGGTATATCACAAATTAAGTTGGCTTCTAACGAAAACCTTCCAGACTAA
- a CDS encoding HlyD family secretion protein, with amino-acid sequence MAKNMNWFYVLIASMLVAMLFISGRYFKGSGESSVGIAQTAEYKVKIEKAALVKAIHIVPGMEVKAGELLVELTSEELEIDITKLRNQITIRKSERAEKAKLVNAEISYIKAQVGIDLEELDAKILEMESEMKMNEGITKEFSIEASADASSPMAVRIRSLQQQKQKHIEALNIKIEDVKQESTTELQLLENQINLWESELKLLETQKSNLNKYATASGVVKNVYVKAGEQVESFSSLLEINPLHPTTVVAYLIGKKSTQFNIGKIVSVSSYDQLRNSVQGEIIGYGSVSKLPEIVQKSTANQAFGQQVFIEIPAENTFSNGEKVLIR; translated from the coding sequence ATGGCTAAAAATATGAATTGGTTTTATGTTTTGATAGCATCAATGCTGGTTGCGATGTTGTTTATCAGTGGAAGGTATTTTAAAGGGAGTGGGGAGTCCTCGGTAGGAATCGCCCAAACGGCTGAATACAAGGTGAAAATAGAGAAAGCAGCTTTGGTGAAGGCCATACACATTGTGCCTGGGATGGAAGTGAAGGCTGGAGAGCTTTTGGTGGAACTTACCAGTGAGGAACTAGAAATCGACATCACTAAACTCAGGAACCAGATAACCATTCGTAAATCAGAACGAGCGGAAAAAGCAAAGCTTGTCAATGCTGAGATTTCCTATATCAAAGCCCAGGTGGGAATCGATCTTGAGGAGCTTGATGCAAAGATTCTTGAAATGGAAAGTGAGATGAAGATGAATGAAGGAATTACAAAAGAATTTTCCATTGAAGCATCGGCTGATGCCAGTTCTCCCATGGCTGTCAGAATTAGGTCACTGCAACAACAAAAGCAAAAGCATATCGAAGCTTTAAACATTAAAATTGAGGATGTAAAGCAGGAAAGCACCACCGAGTTGCAGTTGCTTGAAAATCAAATTAACCTTTGGGAAAGTGAATTGAAGCTGTTAGAAACCCAAAAGAGCAACTTGAATAAATATGCTACTGCTTCTGGGGTAGTAAAAAATGTTTATGTAAAAGCTGGAGAACAAGTGGAGTCCTTTAGCTCTCTATTGGAAATAAACCCTTTACACCCCACTACGGTGGTTGCCTACCTTATAGGAAAGAAATCCACTCAGTTTAATATTGGGAAAATCGTTAGCGTCTCCTCTTATGACCAGCTTAGAAACTCCGTTCAGGGGGAGATAATTGGCTATGGTTCGGTCAGTAAATTGCCTGAAATCGTGCAAAAGTCTACGGCCAATCAAGCCTTTGGCCAACAAGTGTTTATTGAGATCCCTGCTGAAAACACATTTTCTAATGGAGAAAAAGTTTTGATACGATAA
- a CDS encoding PDDEXK family nuclease has translation MAIFRQFTANSISMKPYPFWKELAMEAYLLENEDILKLDEQNFSEVEVLDAEIALKSGRKTGDGRIDILAKYGGEYLGIVEIKLNEIDELSLSQLEEYLSVRAQILNLGEYWQEDAEPKWVGLLVGSSISAGLQERLSQGYQFHGIPIAGMTVKRFRSEKNEVFVISDTYFNFSYSNKDYSKFIFKGKEYNKGRLVNAVVRAHVERNPKITYSELKHDFPDYIQGSFGVVDLTSNAEDIYQRWGHKRHYIKEDEVIQLQDQAISTCTQWHPENIKSFIKQAEKLEWRIELK, from the coding sequence ATGGCGATTTTTAGACAATTCACAGCGAATAGCATTTCTATGAAACCCTACCCTTTCTGGAAGGAATTGGCTATGGAGGCTTATCTATTGGAGAATGAGGATATTTTAAAGTTGGATGAGCAAAATTTCTCAGAAGTAGAAGTCTTGGATGCGGAAATAGCTTTAAAAAGTGGAAGAAAAACAGGAGACGGACGAATAGATATTCTTGCTAAATACGGTGGAGAGTATTTGGGAATTGTGGAAATCAAATTGAATGAAATCGATGAGTTAAGTCTTAGTCAACTTGAAGAATATCTTTCGGTTCGTGCCCAGATATTGAATTTGGGAGAATACTGGCAGGAAGATGCAGAACCAAAATGGGTTGGGCTTCTTGTGGGATCTTCTATAAGTGCCGGGCTACAGGAGCGTTTATCCCAAGGTTATCAATTTCATGGAATCCCAATAGCTGGAATGACGGTCAAGCGATTTCGCAGTGAAAAAAATGAGGTTTTTGTTATTTCAGATACCTATTTCAATTTTTCCTACTCTAATAAAGATTATTCAAAATTTATTTTCAAAGGAAAAGAATATAATAAAGGCAGACTTGTGAATGCAGTGGTTAGAGCGCATGTAGAAAGGAATCCTAAAATCACCTATTCAGAATTAAAACATGATTTCCCTGATTATATTCAGGGAAGTTTCGGTGTAGTGGATTTGACAAGTAATGCTGAAGATATATATCAACGTTGGGGGCATAAGAGACATTATATTAAGGAAGATGAGGTGATCCAGCTTCAGGATCAGGCTATTTCAACCTGTACCCAATGGCATCCTGAAAATATCAAGTCATTCATAAAACAGGCCGAGAAATTAGAATGGAGGATAGAGTTAAAATAA
- a CDS encoding alpha/beta hydrolase family protein: MKKTILIGLALFFLQGLVMAQTGLSLPPALEGEIPWDLKVLSQAPDFEWLDQSDSVWSLTYTGEEYEGQVSEVFAYYASPATIGVGSSETGDFPGIVLVHGGGGTAFRIWALEWAERGYAAIAMDLGGDQPLPTDQQDNPWGSKRSRMETGGPKQNDVYKFYKLGEDFTEQWQYHSVSNIIRAHSLIRSFPDVDSKRTAITGISWGGYLTNLVAGVDQRFAAAVPVYGCGFLQEGSAWDKQFDSFGVAETERWVKLWDPSSYVGNAAASMLFVNGTNDFAYFVENWQKTANLAKHTQFTLIHEMKHSHLHGAAPGEIYRFISTTLENKSKFISSIKLKEKGDKAKYSISHASEEVYLAYTADTKRSPERKWDLIPLDKAKGKVTIPSGAKLWYIYWVDESGNRRSSEVKGWH, translated from the coding sequence ATGAAAAAAACTATTTTAATAGGGTTAGCGCTATTTTTTTTACAAGGGCTTGTTATGGCACAAACGGGACTTTCTCTGCCTCCGGCACTGGAGGGAGAAATTCCCTGGGATTTAAAGGTATTATCCCAAGCGCCCGACTTTGAATGGTTGGACCAATCGGATTCTGTTTGGTCCTTGACTTATACTGGTGAGGAATATGAAGGGCAGGTATCGGAAGTATTTGCCTACTACGCCAGCCCGGCTACAATTGGGGTTGGAAGTTCTGAAACTGGGGACTTTCCTGGAATTGTACTGGTACACGGTGGGGGAGGAACGGCTTTTCGAATTTGGGCACTGGAATGGGCTGAAAGAGGCTATGCGGCCATCGCCATGGATCTTGGTGGAGACCAGCCTTTGCCCACAGATCAACAGGACAATCCATGGGGTTCGAAGCGCAGCCGCATGGAAACTGGCGGCCCCAAACAGAACGACGTTTACAAGTTTTATAAGCTAGGTGAAGATTTTACGGAACAATGGCAATACCATTCAGTATCCAATATTATCCGCGCACATTCTCTTATCCGGTCTTTTCCTGATGTAGATTCCAAAAGGACAGCCATTACAGGTATTAGTTGGGGTGGGTACCTGACCAATCTGGTAGCAGGAGTGGACCAGCGCTTTGCTGCGGCAGTGCCTGTATATGGCTGTGGCTTTTTACAAGAAGGCAGTGCCTGGGACAAACAATTTGATTCCTTTGGGGTCGCTGAAACCGAACGTTGGGTAAAACTTTGGGACCCTTCCAGTTATGTGGGAAATGCAGCAGCATCTATGCTATTTGTTAACGGCACCAATGATTTTGCTTATTTCGTTGAAAACTGGCAAAAAACAGCCAATCTGGCCAAGCATACACAGTTTACGCTAATCCATGAAATGAAACACAGCCACCTTCATGGCGCAGCACCCGGTGAGATTTACCGATTTATCAGTACTACATTAGAAAACAAGTCCAAATTTATTAGTTCAATTAAATTAAAGGAAAAAGGGGATAAGGCGAAGTATTCCATTTCCCATGCTTCGGAAGAGGTTTACCTGGCTTACACTGCCGATACCAAACGTAGTCCTGAAAGAAAATGGGATTTGATACCACTTGATAAAGCAAAAGGTAAGGTTACTATTCCATCTGGTGCCAAACTTTGGTATATCTATTGGGTAGATGAGTCGGGAAATCGGAGGAGTAGTGAGGTGAAGGGTTGGCATTAG
- a CDS encoding serine hydrolase domain-containing protein → MGKLKVMLAMAFLISLASCIEEDGNTPTDANSEYDSSEAYLEELGFTGSVLISKGDEYLLKRGFGMADQSYNIPNDPELIYRIGSITKSFTAAAVVKLKRDGYINSLDQPLSDFAADFPYGDQITIKHLMNHQSGIPDYVGPVGDYAEENNYHFDPEEIFEIIIESIEEDGLDFTPGEFFAYSNSNYLILGLLIEELTDLSYQEYLNQNIYMPLNLNHTGKGPDTISGEERAKGYDNGQEVGPYQMQIAYSAGEIESNIEDLEKWGKALLSDFFTEGEKELIFAPPLEQNDINVPGAGFFTLKINDQVIYHHGGDIAGFTSLLVLIPESEGLIILLSNEQDKSEERYQIMEAIIKNEF, encoded by the coding sequence ATGGGAAAATTAAAAGTTATGCTGGCAATGGCCTTCTTGATAAGTTTAGCTTCGTGTATTGAGGAGGATGGTAACACTCCTACCGATGCTAATTCTGAATATGATTCTTCGGAAGCCTATTTGGAAGAATTAGGATTTACGGGAAGTGTATTGATCAGCAAAGGAGATGAATATTTATTGAAAAGGGGATTTGGCATGGCTGATCAATCCTATAATATCCCAAATGATCCAGAGCTTATCTACCGCATAGGCTCTATTACCAAATCCTTTACCGCCGCAGCGGTGGTAAAGCTCAAAAGGGATGGCTATATCAATAGTTTGGATCAACCTTTAAGTGATTTTGCAGCGGATTTCCCTTATGGAGACCAAATAACAATCAAACATCTGATGAATCATCAGTCCGGTATTCCTGATTATGTGGGGCCGGTTGGGGACTATGCTGAAGAAAACAATTACCACTTTGACCCCGAGGAAATTTTTGAGATCATCATTGAATCCATTGAAGAGGATGGCTTGGACTTTACCCCAGGTGAATTCTTCGCTTACTCCAACTCCAACTATTTGATTCTGGGTCTACTTATAGAAGAACTTACAGACCTGTCTTACCAGGAGTATTTGAACCAAAATATTTATATGCCACTTAATTTAAACCATACGGGCAAAGGTCCTGATACCATAAGTGGAGAAGAAAGGGCCAAAGGCTATGACAATGGGCAGGAAGTAGGTCCATATCAAATGCAGATTGCCTACAGTGCAGGAGAGATAGAAAGCAATATTGAGGACCTTGAAAAATGGGGAAAAGCATTGCTTTCCGATTTTTTTACCGAAGGTGAAAAGGAATTAATATTTGCTCCGCCACTGGAGCAAAACGATATCAATGTCCCCGGGGCTGGATTTTTTACCCTAAAAATCAATGATCAGGTCATTTATCACCATGGAGGAGACATCGCCGGGTTTACCAGTCTGTTGGTATTGATACCGGAGTCTGAGGGATTGATTATCCTGCTTAGCAATGAACAAGATAAAAGCGAAGAACGCTACCAAATCATGGAGGCCATTATCAAAAATGAATTTTAA
- a CDS encoding serine hydrolase domain-containing protein yields the protein MKKLATILIYLTSAIALLAQENQDKVIQRIDRLLEKELKKENVHNVFLSLYSPTDDFEWHMAKGTFKDGREVSIQNPFYTASIGKTFTATAIGILVDQGKISFEDPIAKYLTTELMEGLHIMDGVDYGNSIKVSHLLQHTSGIPDYLEEPIDGSPSMLDLILTEPNRFWEPEALISFSKDHFKPTFAPGTDYYYTDTEYVLLGLIIEKIGAMKLHEFFLKHIFTPLQMDHTYLNLRSKPIQPTAQMAEMYAGTHEISTIKSLSADWAGGAIVSTGKDLIRFQKALREGDLLSAETFKEMQKWVKETKGMSYGYGLRKISFKQLFPIFPNWEVIGHSGMNGTSMYYCPDLNMYLVGTLNQLEASKEAVMLMVKVLMECKKR from the coding sequence ATGAAAAAGTTAGCTACAATACTTATTTACTTGACAAGTGCCATTGCCTTGCTGGCACAAGAAAATCAGGACAAGGTAATTCAAAGGATTGATCGATTATTGGAGAAAGAACTGAAGAAGGAAAATGTACACAATGTATTCCTGTCCCTTTATTCTCCTACAGATGATTTTGAATGGCATATGGCCAAAGGAACATTTAAGGATGGGAGGGAAGTGAGCATTCAAAACCCTTTTTATACGGCCAGCATTGGCAAAACCTTTACAGCTACTGCCATCGGGATACTGGTAGATCAGGGGAAGATTAGCTTTGAAGATCCAATCGCGAAATATTTGACAACTGAGTTAATGGAAGGTTTGCATATTATGGACGGAGTAGATTATGGGAATTCAATCAAGGTTTCGCATTTGCTGCAACATACCTCCGGAATTCCCGATTATCTTGAGGAACCCATAGACGGTTCACCGAGCATGCTTGATTTGATTTTAACTGAGCCCAACCGCTTTTGGGAACCGGAAGCACTGATTTCCTTTTCAAAGGACCATTTTAAACCTACTTTTGCTCCGGGAACTGACTATTATTACACTGATACAGAATACGTTTTACTGGGTTTGATTATTGAGAAAATAGGAGCAATGAAGCTTCACGAGTTTTTCCTTAAGCATATTTTTACACCCCTGCAGATGGATCATACCTACCTCAATTTAAGGTCTAAACCCATTCAACCTACCGCTCAGATGGCTGAAATGTATGCCGGAACACACGAAATTAGCACTATTAAAAGTTTAAGTGCAGATTGGGCCGGCGGTGCCATTGTTTCTACAGGCAAAGATTTGATCCGTTTTCAAAAAGCCCTAAGAGAAGGAGATTTGCTCTCTGCCGAAACTTTTAAAGAGATGCAAAAGTGGGTCAAAGAAACCAAAGGCATGTCCTATGGCTATGGTTTACGGAAAATTTCCTTTAAACAACTCTTTCCCATCTTTCCCAATTGGGAGGTCATCGGGCACTCAGGAATGAATGGTACCTCGATGTATTATTGTCCGGATCTGAATATGTATTTGGTGGGTACCCTCAATCAATTGGAAGCTTCAAAAGAGGCGGTAATGTTGATGGTAAAGGTTTTAATGGAATGTAAAAAACGCTAA
- a CDS encoding CPBP family intramembrane glutamic endopeptidase, which translates to MKHAKNYWLLLQTILATLALPTIAFHLRGIELSQKFSPIINQQLSYQLVTLLLAVVMLMVFSYSRKKVFKTYFQKGDSNKRFQPAPYFGIKPKPDETWQKAGIEWAVVISLVTVIVIYFQLFGEESTPSLAKLVEVLPLSILVALVNSFVEESICRVGVIVALKGVYEDGKIAIVSGLLFGSVHYFGTPGGFTGAIVSGFLGWFLAKSMLETKGIFWAWLIHFLQDIIIITALFSI; encoded by the coding sequence ATGAAACACGCGAAAAACTATTGGTTATTGCTTCAAACCATCTTGGCCACTTTGGCCTTACCAACCATTGCCTTTCATCTCCGAGGGATTGAATTATCGCAAAAATTTTCCCCGATTATCAACCAGCAGCTAAGCTATCAATTGGTGACACTCTTGCTCGCTGTGGTGATGCTGATGGTCTTTAGCTACTCAAGGAAAAAGGTATTCAAAACTTATTTCCAAAAGGGAGATTCTAATAAAAGATTCCAACCAGCTCCATATTTCGGAATCAAGCCAAAGCCGGATGAAACCTGGCAAAAAGCCGGAATTGAATGGGCTGTGGTCATTTCCTTGGTAACTGTAATTGTGATCTATTTCCAGCTTTTCGGTGAGGAGTCAACCCCTTCATTAGCAAAATTAGTAGAAGTACTTCCTTTGTCCATATTGGTAGCATTGGTGAATTCATTTGTGGAAGAAAGTATCTGTAGAGTAGGGGTAATTGTCGCCTTAAAAGGAGTCTATGAGGATGGAAAAATCGCCATTGTCTCTGGATTGCTGTTTGGTTCGGTGCACTATTTTGGAACCCCTGGAGGTTTTACAGGAGCCATTGTCTCAGGGTTTCTTGGTTGGTTTCTGGCCAAATCCATGCTTGAGACCAAAGGCATCTTTTGGGCCTGGCTAATCCATTTTTTGCAGGATATCATCATTATTACTGCTTTGTTCTCCATATGA